The Mycteria americana isolate JAX WOST 10 ecotype Jacksonville Zoo and Gardens chromosome 29, USCA_MyAme_1.0, whole genome shotgun sequence sequence CTGCCCCTCAAGCCACCTGCTCACCACCGGCGCCGAGCTCTCCGCGCCAGGAGGAATGCAAGGGTCACCGGACCAGAGAGAGCGAGCCCAGCTCCACCCAGAACCACGGCCGGATCCGCTCCCCGGCAAAGGAAGCCGGAGGAAAAGTGAAGATTGGTATTTTGTTCTCAACGTCAAAAAACGCCACCTCTCCCCATTCGTAGTCTAGAGAGATCCGGATCTTTCTGGGGACCCGCGGCAGGTTAAGGAGGGTTGGAGGGGAGGTGAGGGCACGGTTCTTAAATCCCCATTGCTGCACCGCCCAGATCCCTTCCTCGGGATTAAAGCTGATGGGTCCCTTCCTCTGCAGAGACTCTTTGCTGACCCCAACGGCGCAGTACTGTCCTTCTTCTAGATCCACCACCCAGTAGTGTCTCCCGGAGGTGAAGACTTCGCAACCCAGCACGCAAGGATCGGCATCAAACCGCTCGGGGCTGTCGGGAGACTCCTGCAGCATGTATTCCCATCTCACGCTCTTCTGATCCTTGGAGAGGATGAGGCGGGGGTGGGCTGTCTCCGGGTCCAGCGTCACGTTTactgtggaagaggaaaaagagggtgAGAAAGAGAATTAAACTTATTTAACCTGCCTTTCGCCCAGAGACTGGTGTCTTCTTGGAAATCTAATAGGGTGTTTTGTCCTTCCGTAGTTCGAGGCTCGATAATTCGCGCGACTTTCCCTGCGCACCTACAGGACGTCATTCGGCAAACCAGAGTACCGAACTACTTAcccattttttcttcctctttccctaaAAATGCACAATAAAAGATAAGTTAACAGTGATGTAAAtttaaattcaaaagcaaaagttGTATTTGTAGAATGGAGAAAAACGCACTTACTGTGCTCTTCGATgcattttccttaaaagaaaaaaaatattaagtagtTTTAATGGCGGTTTTTCAATTCCAAATGCCTCCAGTTCAtgctaattttttatttccttccttcccccaaaaaagtgttggttttttttttttcccctagcatgAGATTAAACTGTTGCAAAATAAGACCTCACCGAGACTTGCGTCTGTAACGTGAATTGTCATTTAGATTaaacctcagaaaaaaacccaacccagatGCTTCAAAACTAAACCACAGGCAGAAGTTGCCGCGCAGAAAAAAAGCCGTGATAGGTCACACCAGGAATTTCAGGTACAATTAGAGGGCATTGCTCGTATAGTTTGCGGGGGAAGGAAGGTGCATGGGTGCCCTGGAAAGTCATGACcaatattttcagcttttgcGGGTGATCCCTGCGACGCTGAAGCCCACGGGGGTCACACAGACAAAAATCTCACGGCTCACCTACTCCAAAAATGCCCCTAAAACCTCACACGCGCTTCACTGCTCCAGAAGGCGAGGAAAAGGACACTCACgcatttttgctttgtattcCTCTGAAAAGAGAAACGATAGGAAGGGTTATTGcgcatttctcttcctttttgcgTGATGACTTTCTAAGACTTTCTCGGCTcccaaagcaaaaatatatttctgtgccTAGTGATTATTGTTTGCATTGTTATAACTGTATTAATAATATATTACTATATACAAAATAGTAATATGCAATGACACAATCATTATATATATCATTATCTAATTATTATAGATTGCATGCATTACAACTATAGgtgtatataaaacatatattaattattatataactataattattatatatataactATAATGACAATGCATGCATCTTTCGACTTTATCCCCACTGGCCCAGGTTTCCATAAAATTCCCCAAGGCAGCTCGGGAAAAAGcgtaagaaataaaaaataaatatataggaGACAAACACAGCCTGGTGTATCTTTCCTTCCTGCAGGCAGAGTGACTCACCAAGCTCTGCAGTGAGTTcatctgaaaagagagaaaaaaaaggaaggatttcCATTACGATTCACACCCAGGTGAGCAGGCGGATCTTACAAACACCCAAAGTTCATGTCTCGGGAAGAAGTCTGCTACTCACCAATTTTTCTATCACGTTTttctaaataaaggaaaacaagaaaaagaaaaaaaaaaaaaatcagtcgtTGTAATCTATTGTCcttcatataaaaaataataccaaaatacAGACCATAAACTGCGTGTATTTGTTTTGTtgggaagcagagaaaaacacTCACCGATTTCTGCAGATAGTTCAtcttaagagaagaaaaaaaaaaaatactggttttcattattatcattattataattaaaGTAAAAGTCATGATTCCATGCGCTGAGTTCCATGGGATTCGGGAAGGAGATGGACACGTACCGATTTTGGTATCACGTTCtcctaaagaaggaaaaatagaaaggaaaagggaaaaaaaaaaagttattcctaaGTATTGCTGTGTGTGTTCATCGTCTAGAGATAAATCTGATGTTTTTCCATTCCATATAGAGAATTATAATTGCAATTTGCCTCTAATTTTATCTAGATTAACCCACCCCCTAATTGACTTTCCTAATCTTAAAGCAAAGGTCATGACTTGCTCCTACCAAAACCCAAACTAAATAGAAACACGATATTTGcacaaatttgattttttttttttaataaaggactTACCCAGCTGTGTAGTGAGTTCACCTAGAAAGAGTGAAAGGAAAACTGGttttaattatgaatattttttccctaCAGATACGCACTAAATGGTTTGCTGGGGGGTTCTACGCTTCTCTTCAAGAACACGTTTACGGATTTTTCATCTGAATTGCTCTCAGTATATTCAATTCTCACCGAATTGAAGAGAGCCCTCGGCAAcagaaaaccaacccaaaataaCTCCTTATTACCCCAAACGTAACACAGAAGGGCATTGGGGCTGCCCGGGGAGAACGGAGAGAAGCAAACAAGTAGCATCCAAGGATGCGGTGGTTTTGAACAGCCCTTTGCTCTGGTATTAAAGGAGAAGACCTCTATTTCAGAGCAGTATTCGCACCCTCACACGCCTTCCTGTCCTGTTAACGGCAGGAGGCTCACAGAGAGAACAACGCTTACCGATCTGTGCAGTCCGTTCCGctgaaaaaggggggaaaaaaaggaaaaaataagatctTAAAAGCGTCCCCCataattttttgtggttttgcatCACCTACAAATCGCAACTTGACAATTTCCCCGCAACTCTCCACTGTTGgttattgttgttctttttactttacccatttttttttttctaaattgagatgaaaaagaaaacacaaaactcaaACCAATGTAAAAGAataacagggaggaaaaaaaaaaaatacgggaggaaaaaaaaaaatacgggaggaaaaaaaaaaatacgggaggaaaaaaaaaatacgggaggaaaaaaaaaatacgggaggaaaaaaaaaatacgggaggaaggagagagagacagagaaatgacTTACCAAGCTCTTCAGtgatttcctcttaaaggaaagaaataaatgaaataattaggATTTCTTTGCTCAACTGGGACCTCGGGAGGGCTGAAAGAATACGAGATCTCAACAGAAATCTCACGGACTCTCCCGATATTTGAACAACCGTACGGGAATTTGGTATTCAGGGGTGGAAAAGCAGCTCCCTCGGCTGTTCTGGGGATTGGGGTAAGACAGCCGGCATCCCTCCGCTCCGAACCCGTTCAGAGCACCCAAATACGCCCAAAAGGACCCGGGAAATGCGAACAAAACCCACCTATTTTTTTATCACGCTCCCctaaaaacaaggaagaaaaacaagattaaaataatttaaaagtatctGTTGGTGTTAGATCAGAGCCAGGACTCTTCCCCAAACACCGTCGTCTTACTGGtcatttattatttgaaatttcattttctgtgggcCCTCATTTCCCTCTATCTAAGCCTCTATTTCTTGATATGTTAAAGTTAATATCTGGGCAACAAAGAACACTCAGAAAGccttagaaaagcttttgttaaaggttaaaaagaaaaaaaaataaaatcacgtACCAAGTTCTTCAGTG is a genomic window containing:
- the LOC142421358 gene encoding uncharacterized protein LOC142421358, whose translation is MAGSRRTDSRDRCCGRGRRVEWLTQNSFIFQAKEGYDSLTAELEERDRKITKLAAEIRRLTALLGDRDSRLRKLTAELAKCDATIRVFTVELGERHTKIGELTAEVGDCNRKLRKHAAELEERDVKIRENEAEIRRLTELLEDRDSEVREQDAVIRKLTEELEELKDRKAEESDLERGERDTKIDELSAEIEKRDRKIDELTAELEEYKAKMRKCIEEHRKEEEKMVNVTLDPETAHPRLILSKDQKSVRWEYMLQESPDSPERFDADPCVLGCEVFTSGRHYWVVDLEEGQYCAVGVSKESLQRKGPISFNPEEGIWAVQQWGFKNRALTSPPTLLNLPRVPRKIRISLDYEWGEVAFFDVENKIPIFTFPPASFAGERIRPWFWVELGSLSLVR